Proteins encoded in a region of the Aptenodytes patagonicus chromosome Z, bAptPat1.pri.cur, whole genome shotgun sequence genome:
- the TRIM23 gene encoding E3 ubiquitin-protein ligase TRIM23 — translation MAALGVNKVGAGAGLDGSRGSGGSGRGPAGAAVKVLECGVCEDVFSLQGDKVPRLLLCGHTVCHDCLTRLPLHGRAVRCPFDRQVTELGDSGVWGLKKNFALLELLERLQNGPAGQCGTAEEAIGLSGESIIRCDEDEAHVASVYCTVCATHLCADCSQLTHSTKTLAKHRRVPLADKPHEKTMCSQHQVHAIEFVCLEEGCQASPLMCCVCKEYGKHQGHKHSVLEPEANQIRASILDMAHCIRTFTEEISDYSRKLVGIVQHIEGGEQVVEDGVGMAHTEHVPGTAENARSCVRAYFSDLHETLCRQEEMALSVVDAHVREKLIWLRQQQEDMTILLSQVSTACLHCEKTLQQDDCRVVLAKQEITRLLETLQKQQQQFTELADHIQLDASIPVTFTKDNRVHIGPKMEIRVVTLGLDGAGKTTILFKLKQDEFMQPIPTIGFNVETVEYKNLKFTIWDVGGKHKLRPLWKHYYLNTQAVVFVVDSSHRDRVSEAHSELAKLLTEKELRDALLLIFANKQDVAGALSVEEITELLSLHKLCCGRSWYIQGCDARSGTGLYEGLDWLSRQLVAAGVLDVA, via the exons ATGGCGGCCCTAGGTGTAAACAAGGTCGGGGCTGGTGCCGGGCTGGACGGCAGTCGGGGGTCCGGTGGCAGCGGCCGCGGCCCAGCTGGCGCCGCAGTGAAG GTTCTTGAGTGTGGAGTCTGTGaagatgtattttctttgcaaggTGACAAAGTTCCCCGGCTGCTTTTGTGTGGCCATACTGTCTGCCATGACTGTCTTACCCGGCTTCCCCTTCATGGCAGAGCAGTTCGTTGTCCTTTTGATCGACAAGTTACTGAACTAG GAGATTCTGGTGTCTGGGGCTTGAAAAAGAATTTTGCTTTGTTGGAACTCTTGGAACGGTTGCAGAATGGACCTGCTGGGCAGTGTGGGACGGCAGAAGAAGCCATTGGTCTATCTGGAGAG AGTATCATTCGTTGTGATGAAGATGAAGCCCACGTTGCATCTGTATATTGCACTGTTTGTGCCACTCACCTGTGCGCAGACTGTTCCCAGCTTACTCATTCTACAAAGACACTAGCAAAACACAGGCGTGTGCCTCTTGCTGATAAGCCTCATGAGAAGACCATGTGCTCCCAACACCAAGTGCATGCTATtgagtttgtttgtttagaaGAGGGCTGTCAGGCGAGTCCTCTTATGTGTTGTGTCTGCAAAGAATATGGGAAGCATCAAGGTCATAAG CATTCTGTCTTGGAACCAGAAGCAAACCAGATTCGTGCATCCATTTTGGACATGGCCCACTGTATAAGAACTTTCACAGAAGAAATCTCAGATTATTCCAGAAAATTAGTTGGAATTGTTCAGCATATAGAAGGAGGAGAACAAGTAGTTGAAGATGGAGTTGGAATGGCCCATACTGAACAC GTACCAGGGACTGCAGAGAACGCTCGCTCATGTGTCCGAGCCTATTTTTCTGATCTTCATGAAACCCTTTGTCGTCAGGAGGAAATGGCTCTTAGTGTTGTTGATGCTCACGTGAGAGAGAAGTTGATTTGGCTTAGGCAACAGCAAGAAGACATGACCATCCTCTTGTCACAGGTTTCAACAGCTTGCCTTCATTGTGAAAAGACTTTACAACAG GATGACTGCAGAGTAGTGTTGGCCAAACAGGAAATTACAAGATTGCTAGAGACattacagaaacagcagcagcagtttacaGAACTTGCAGATCACATACAGCTGGATGCTAGCATACCTGTCACTTTTACAAAG GACAACAGGGTACATATTGGACCAAAAATGGAAATTCGGGTTGTCACTCTAGGATTAGATGGAGCTGGCAAAACAACTATTTTGTTTAAGTTAAAGCAAGATGAATTCATGCAGCCAATTCCAACAATAG GTTTTAATGTTGAAACAGTAGAATACAAGAATTTGAAGTTTACTATTTGGGATGTAGGAGGGAAGCACAAATTGAGGCCCTTGTGGAAACATTATTATCTCAATACACAAG CGGTGGTGTTTGTTGTTGATAGCAGTCACAGAGACCGGGTCAGTGAAGCACACAGTGAACTTGCAAAATTATTAACAGAGAAGGAATTGAGGGATGCCTTGCTCTTGATCTTTGCTAATAAACAg GATGTAGCAGGTGCGCTTTCAGTGGAAGAAATCACAGAACTGCTGAGTCTCCACAAACTCTGCTGTGGCCGTAGCTGGTATATTCAGGGTTGTGATGCCCGAAGTGGTACAGGACTTTATGAAGGACTGGACTGGCTTTCGAGGCAGTTAGTGGCTGCTGGTGTCCTGGATGTGGCTTAA